In one Brassica oleracea var. oleracea cultivar TO1000 chromosome C9, BOL, whole genome shotgun sequence genomic region, the following are encoded:
- the LOC106317301 gene encoding truncated transcription factor CAULIFLOWER A-like: MGRGRVQLRRIENKIRRQVTFSKRRTGLVKKAQEISVLCDADVALIVFSPKGKLSEYSAGSSMERILERYERCSYAGQDVTTPSLNSQGECSTECSKLLRMIDVMQRSLRHLNGEEVDALSIRELQDLEMQLDASLKRTRSRKNQLMVESIAQLKKKEKELKELKKQLQTKADPREDFEPQTLNQGLASLATPPCEPPHPLPGPISPRRPLSLGDTLQRNEDGEVDAGTLIRLTNTTLPHWMPRLTGE; encoded by the exons ATGGGAAGGGGAAGGGTTCAGCTACGGCGGATCGAGAACAAGATAAGGAGACAAGTGACATTTTCAAAGAGAAGAACGGGTTTGGTGAAGAAAGCTCAAGAGATCTCAGTGTTATGTGATGCTGATGTTGCTTTGATTGTCTTCTCCCCTAAAGGCAAGCTCTCTGAGTACTCTGCTGGTTCCAG CATGGAGAGAATTCTCGAACGGTATGAGAGATGTTCATACGCCGGTCAAGATGTTACTACACCAAGTTTGAATTCACAG GGTGAGTGTTCAACAGAATGTTCGAAGCTTTTGAGGATGATTGATGTTATGCAAAGAAGCCTAAG GCACTTAAATGGAGAAGAGGTGGATGCTCTAAGTATCAGAGAGCTTCAGGATCTGGAGATGCAACTTGATGCTTCACTCAAGAGAACTCGCTCTAGAAAG AACCAGCTCATGGTAGAGTCCATAGCACAGCTCAAGAAAAAG GAAAAGGAACTCAAAGAATTGAAGAAACAGCTACAAACGAAG GCTGATCCAAGAGAAGACTTTGAGCCGCAAACCCTCAACCAAGGATTAGCCTCATTGGCAACGCCACCATGCGAGCCACCGCACCCGTTGCCCGGACCTATATCTCCCCGTCGTCCTCTATCTCTTGG GGACACATTGCAAAGGAACGAAGATGGAGAAGTAGATGCCGGAACCCTAATTAGGCTGACAAATACAACGTTGCCGCACTGGATGCCCCGGCTCACTGGAGAATAG